In Gemmata obscuriglobus, a single genomic region encodes these proteins:
- a CDS encoding polysaccharide biosynthesis/export family protein, with protein MSVRRGKSVFVVAGLLLSTVGCMHGSPRDYFGTPPMPHNSNASIQVPPTGAVPRELDMVALPPYVIGPPDQLLIEVVQRVTVPRTNEKGDILYEDAPTNKKPFTVEATERLGVQPISGQFQVRPDGTVGLGFWGNVTVSGLTLDQAAEAIRAHLVEQVELRKLRQTPNSIVVIVDVIAYNSKRYYVITDGGGFGEQVFPFPITGGETVLDAIGNINGLPDVASKRNIWIARRTPHPGQPWQLLPVDWVGLTQHGISHTNYQVLPGDRIYVKAQRLVTIDRTMARLFAPVERVFGITLLGSNTINNIAGRGNGFNNNN; from the coding sequence ATGAGCGTTCGGCGCGGGAAAAGTGTGTTCGTCGTCGCCGGGCTGCTTCTTTCGACGGTCGGGTGTATGCACGGGTCGCCCCGCGACTACTTCGGCACCCCGCCGATGCCGCACAACTCCAACGCATCGATCCAAGTACCGCCAACGGGTGCTGTGCCCCGCGAGTTGGACATGGTTGCGCTGCCGCCCTACGTCATCGGCCCGCCGGACCAGTTGCTTATTGAGGTCGTGCAGCGGGTCACGGTGCCCAGAACGAACGAAAAAGGTGACATCCTTTACGAGGACGCCCCCACGAACAAAAAGCCGTTTACGGTCGAGGCGACCGAGAGGTTAGGCGTACAGCCCATCTCGGGTCAGTTCCAGGTGCGTCCCGATGGTACTGTCGGTCTGGGGTTCTGGGGAAACGTAACGGTCTCGGGGCTGACGCTCGATCAGGCGGCCGAGGCGATTCGCGCACATCTGGTGGAACAGGTGGAATTGAGGAAGCTGCGCCAGACTCCCAACAGTATTGTCGTGATCGTGGACGTGATCGCGTACAACAGCAAGCGTTACTATGTGATCACCGACGGCGGCGGCTTCGGGGAGCAGGTGTTCCCGTTCCCGATCACCGGGGGCGAGACCGTGCTGGACGCGATCGGCAACATCAACGGCCTTCCCGATGTCGCGAGCAAGCGGAACATCTGGATCGCGCGGCGCACCCCGCACCCCGGGCAGCCGTGGCAGCTCCTGCCGGTGGACTGGGTCGGCCTCACCCAGCACGGGATCAGTCATACGAACTACCAGGTGCTCCCGGGCGACCGGATCTACGTCAAGGCCCAGCGCCTGGTGACCATCGACCGCACAATGGCTCGGCTGTTCGCACCGGTTGAGCGGGTGTTCGGTATCACACTGCTCGGGTCGAACACGATCAACAACATCGCCGGACGCGGGAACGGGTTCAACAACAACAATTAG
- a CDS encoding RNA polymerase sigma factor: MAGRFDPSPPPAGTDATLLHRYRTGDETAATDIYVRYAQRLRALARQYCTPNYAGRFDADDVIQSVFRAFFHGARYRDYDVPPEGELWGLLMVLALNKIRALVGHHQADKRAVRHTASVSDFDSHTALAADDSAAAFLRLVMDEQVEALPESNRTIIRLRTEGYEVGEIAQVTGRSRRTVERVLQDFRARLSRSE; the protein is encoded by the coding sequence ATGGCCGGGCGATTCGACCCGAGCCCGCCGCCCGCGGGTACCGACGCGACACTTCTTCACCGGTACCGAACGGGTGACGAGACCGCCGCGACCGACATCTACGTTCGGTACGCACAGCGGCTGCGCGCCCTGGCGCGCCAGTACTGCACGCCCAACTACGCCGGCCGGTTCGATGCCGACGACGTGATCCAGTCCGTGTTCCGTGCGTTCTTCCACGGCGCCCGGTACCGCGACTACGACGTTCCCCCGGAGGGGGAGTTGTGGGGGCTGCTGATGGTGCTCGCACTCAACAAAATTCGCGCCCTCGTCGGGCACCACCAGGCCGACAAGCGGGCCGTCCGGCACACGGCCTCCGTCAGCGACTTCGACTCCCACACCGCGCTGGCCGCCGACGACTCCGCCGCCGCGTTCTTGCGCCTCGTCATGGACGAGCAGGTCGAGGCGCTGCCGGAGTCGAACCGCACCATCATCCGGCTGCGCACCGAGGGCTACGAGGTGGGTGAGATCGCCCAGGTCACGGGCCGGTCGCGCCGCACCGTCGAGCGCGTGTTGCAAGACTTCCGTGCCCGCCTGTCCCGCAGCGAGTAG
- a CDS encoding CHAT domain-containing protein — MLPTVVLLLAAQPAPAEAFRQAERFAAEDRFGDAEPLYRSALDTDDRFLKRQAFNRLMSLYVRSGRPDKALRTGDAFREWLKTVGDPDGSGALELLTAQCHLDLGYPDTAETHVTAALGARPPLAPPLVLDALRLRCETAALKRDGSETRRWAELERAAADTLKVAERTNTAAVRVAAARALADALAKRGDRAAALAALEGLPALHDALSDALGRRDTQLQRAKLLAARRQFASAEPLFTEALTLHRKAQPEQRVTAGDILAEWAAAALAAGKTADATTLRDRAAAEYKAALGATTDAGGALAAFVRLQALTRSANQFTQALDAARQAGARWSGDTLLDARLKSDQGALELMAAAHPAARKSLTAALSALEPVEPVNLRVLPKVLVNLAAAQLGCDAPEDAEVALKRCAELYRKHKLPPDALRVEADYLSGVAASRRGDFAGAIGFFRDGLARCDLVGADADATRFNLWLNSALIHKEQGDAAAASEALTRAAGVLARFGERDDLSAAIIDAVRADLYLSQGQVKSAAALVPALEAAGAQGGRQSEYLWATARHIRALDALGRKDLAAAETVWGELAAAQRTTGDVLLARTLNFLGVCAELRGADADALKRFAESRAFQAGRPRCPPATCAITLWRLAVLTDKAGKPAEAKKFLGEVFDIADRARLSTFGEAAQRAQFFVQFAPMFELLASWCARDGDGEGLLRVVTRSRSRTLLDQMLAAGVDPRDRLPADTRKTLLEREAVARRAVSRLRSRAMLFTPEQADEPEAKKLVAELETAQKEYADAWREIANADPITRVLTDPAFAEQALAQVRKEAHRVGGALLTYMVGRDASFAVLCTDPAAAPQVFRLGVARAVAADVGEPPAGELVARAGFRGVAVRAVAPQPERPPPAPAEAVALTDAVAARLVNHYLRQIADPSFNPTRGIALVSRTAGQGTRAIAAEGIGDAVLPPALREKIRASGAKRLVLVPDGALHKLPFEALLLSGAAGPRYALDELPPVCYAPSIGALAVVLSRPRATDAAASLLTVGDPAYPEAASGTKRSGGGQLPRLPFTATESRKVRQHFPADKVVALEQDRATEQNVVAAMPGKRFVHLAAHGFADEAFGNAFAAVALTPPPRGSEEPGNDGFLTLHEISRLKLTGCELTVLSACVTNVGPQRPLEAGVTLAGAFLGAGSRGVMASCWSVDDRATAEMMSGFFGSIRAGGGKGTAYPEALKDARLAVKRTPGWEAPFFWAPFVYVGPPD; from the coding sequence ATGTTGCCCACAGTGGTTCTGCTGCTCGCAGCCCAACCGGCTCCGGCCGAGGCGTTTCGGCAGGCCGAACGGTTCGCCGCCGAGGACCGGTTCGGCGACGCCGAGCCGCTTTACCGCTCCGCACTCGACACCGACGACCGCTTCCTCAAGCGCCAGGCGTTCAACCGGCTCATGAGCCTTTACGTCCGTTCCGGGCGTCCCGATAAAGCCCTGCGTACCGGCGATGCCTTCCGCGAGTGGCTCAAAACCGTCGGCGATCCCGACGGCTCGGGCGCCCTGGAGCTGCTCACGGCGCAGTGCCACCTCGACCTGGGCTACCCCGACACCGCTGAGACGCACGTCACCGCCGCGCTGGGCGCCAGACCGCCCCTCGCGCCGCCGCTGGTGCTCGACGCGCTTCGGCTCCGCTGCGAAACCGCCGCCCTGAAGCGGGACGGCTCCGAGACCCGGCGGTGGGCCGAACTGGAGCGCGCCGCGGCGGACACGCTAAAGGTCGCAGAACGCACCAACACCGCCGCGGTTCGTGTGGCCGCCGCTCGCGCGCTGGCGGACGCGCTCGCCAAGCGAGGGGACCGCGCGGCGGCACTGGCAGCCCTGGAAGGCCTGCCGGCACTGCACGACGCGCTGTCCGACGCGCTCGGCCGGCGGGACACGCAACTCCAGCGCGCCAAGCTCCTCGCCGCCCGGAGACAGTTCGCCAGCGCCGAACCGCTGTTCACCGAAGCACTCACGCTGCACCGGAAGGCCCAACCCGAGCAGCGGGTCACGGCCGGCGACATCCTCGCGGAATGGGCCGCGGCGGCGCTGGCCGCCGGTAAGACGGCTGACGCCACCACGCTCCGCGACCGCGCCGCGGCCGAGTACAAGGCCGCGCTCGGTGCCACCACCGACGCCGGAGGGGCACTGGCCGCGTTCGTGCGGCTCCAGGCGCTCACCCGCTCCGCTAACCAGTTCACACAGGCCCTCGACGCCGCACGTCAGGCGGGGGCTCGGTGGTCGGGCGACACCCTTCTTGATGCCCGTCTGAAATCGGACCAGGGGGCATTAGAACTGATGGCAGCGGCCCACCCGGCCGCGCGAAAGTCACTTACTGCGGCACTGTCGGCCCTCGAACCGGTTGAGCCGGTGAACCTGCGGGTGTTGCCCAAAGTGCTGGTGAATTTGGCCGCCGCACAACTCGGATGTGACGCGCCCGAAGACGCCGAAGTGGCCCTCAAGCGGTGCGCCGAACTGTACCGCAAGCACAAGCTCCCGCCGGACGCACTGCGGGTCGAAGCCGATTACCTTTCTGGGGTCGCGGCGTCGCGCCGGGGCGATTTCGCAGGCGCGATCGGGTTCTTCCGGGACGGGCTGGCCCGGTGCGATCTCGTCGGGGCCGACGCCGACGCCACGCGCTTTAACCTGTGGCTCAACAGCGCGCTGATCCACAAAGAGCAGGGCGACGCCGCCGCCGCGAGCGAGGCGCTCACCCGCGCCGCCGGGGTGCTCGCCCGGTTCGGCGAACGCGACGACTTGAGCGCCGCCATCATCGACGCCGTCCGCGCCGACCTGTACCTGTCTCAGGGGCAGGTCAAGAGCGCCGCGGCGCTGGTGCCGGCACTCGAGGCGGCCGGCGCGCAGGGCGGGCGGCAAAGTGAATACCTCTGGGCCACCGCCCGTCACATCCGCGCGCTCGACGCGCTCGGGCGTAAGGATCTCGCAGCGGCCGAGACGGTGTGGGGCGAACTGGCCGCCGCGCAACGGACGACGGGCGACGTGCTCCTGGCCCGCACCCTCAACTTTCTCGGGGTCTGCGCCGAACTGCGCGGGGCCGACGCGGACGCGCTGAAGCGGTTCGCGGAGTCGCGGGCGTTCCAGGCGGGGCGCCCGCGTTGCCCCCCCGCCACCTGTGCGATCACGCTGTGGCGCCTCGCTGTACTGACCGATAAAGCGGGGAAGCCGGCTGAGGCCAAAAAGTTCCTCGGCGAAGTGTTCGACATCGCCGACCGCGCCCGACTGAGCACCTTCGGCGAGGCCGCGCAGCGGGCGCAGTTCTTCGTGCAGTTCGCGCCGATGTTTGAACTGCTGGCGTCGTGGTGCGCCCGCGACGGCGACGGGGAAGGGCTGCTCCGCGTCGTCACCCGCAGCCGCAGCCGCACCCTCCTGGACCAAATGCTGGCCGCCGGCGTGGACCCGCGCGACCGGCTGCCCGCGGACACGCGCAAGACGCTCCTCGAGCGCGAGGCGGTGGCGCGCCGGGCGGTGTCGCGGCTCCGCTCGCGGGCGATGCTGTTCACCCCCGAGCAGGCCGACGAGCCGGAGGCGAAGAAGCTCGTCGCCGAACTCGAAACGGCCCAAAAGGAGTACGCCGACGCGTGGCGCGAGATCGCCAACGCCGACCCCATCACGCGCGTCCTCACGGACCCCGCGTTCGCCGAGCAGGCGCTCGCACAGGTCCGCAAGGAGGCGCACCGGGTGGGCGGGGCGCTGCTCACGTACATGGTGGGGCGCGACGCGAGCTTTGCGGTCCTTTGCACCGACCCCGCGGCCGCCCCGCAGGTGTTCAGGCTCGGGGTGGCCCGAGCAGTTGCTGCCGATGTCGGCGAGCCGCCGGCCGGCGAACTGGTCGCGCGGGCCGGGTTCCGCGGGGTCGCGGTGCGGGCGGTCGCCCCGCAACCCGAGCGACCGCCGCCCGCCCCCGCCGAGGCGGTCGCGCTCACGGACGCGGTCGCGGCGCGGCTCGTAAACCATTATCTGCGACAGATCGCCGATCCGTCGTTCAACCCGACGCGGGGCATCGCGCTGGTGTCGCGGACCGCGGGGCAGGGCACCCGGGCGATCGCCGCAGAGGGCATCGGGGACGCGGTGCTGCCCCCGGCTCTGCGCGAGAAGATCCGGGCGAGCGGGGCGAAGCGGCTGGTGCTCGTCCCGGACGGCGCGCTCCACAAGCTGCCGTTCGAGGCGCTGCTGCTCTCAGGCGCTGCCGGGCCGCGGTACGCGCTCGATGAGCTGCCGCCGGTGTGCTACGCGCCGTCGATCGGGGCGCTGGCGGTGGTTCTGAGCCGGCCCCGCGCGACCGACGCGGCGGCCTCGCTGCTCACCGTCGGCGATCCCGCATATCCGGAAGCGGCGTCCGGGACCAAGCGATCGGGCGGCGGGCAGCTCCCGCGGCTGCCGTTCACCGCCACCGAGAGCCGGAAGGTGCGCCAGCACTTCCCCGCCGATAAAGTGGTCGCTCTGGAGCAGGACAGGGCCACCGAGCAGAACGTGGTCGCCGCCATGCCCGGTAAGCGGTTCGTCCACTTGGCGGCGCACGGGTTCGCGGACGAGGCGTTCGGCAACGCGTTCGCCGCGGTCGCGCTGACCCCGCCGCCGCGGGGGAGCGAGGAGCCGGGCAACGACGGGTTCCTGACGCTCCACGAAATCTCCCGACTGAAGCTGACCGGGTGCGAACTCACCGTGCTGAGCGCGTGCGTGACGAACGTCGGTCCGCAGCGCCCGCTGGAGGCCGGCGTGACGCTCGCCGGTGCGTTTCTGGGCGCCGGCTCGCGCGGGGTGATGGCGAGCTGCTGGTCGGTGGACGACCGCGCGACCGCCGAGATGATGTCCGGGTTCTTCGGGTCGATCCGTGCGGGCGGGGGGAAGGGAACCGCGTACCCCGAAGCGCTGAAGGACGCCCGGTTGGCGGTGAAACGCACCCCCGGCTGGGAAGCGCCGTTCTTCTGGGCGCCGTTCGTGTACGTCGGGCCGCCGGACTGA
- a CDS encoding P-II family nitrogen regulator, which yields MKLILAIIQPSKLDAVKEALNKVEVFRLTIVDVLGFGRQKGHTEVYRGHELTVNMLRKVQLQIAVNEDFVEPTVNAIMDAARTGPEGRIGDGKIFILPLEDCIRIRTGERGPEAI from the coding sequence ATGAAGCTCATCCTCGCCATCATTCAGCCGTCCAAACTCGACGCCGTGAAAGAAGCGCTGAACAAAGTTGAAGTGTTCCGGCTCACCATCGTGGATGTGCTCGGCTTCGGGCGGCAGAAGGGGCACACGGAGGTGTACCGCGGGCACGAACTGACCGTCAACATGCTGCGCAAGGTGCAGTTGCAAATCGCGGTCAACGAAGACTTTGTGGAACCGACGGTCAACGCGATCATGGACGCGGCCCGCACGGGGCCGGAGGGGCGCATCGGGGACGGGAAGATCTTCATCCTGCCTCTGGAGGACTGTATCCGCATCCGCACCGGTGAGCGTGGCCCCGAAGCGATTTGA
- a CDS encoding sigma-70 family RNA polymerase sigma factor — protein MVRQLSSLVHHLNWIVASDRLAQLADGELLERFTAEQDAAAFEALIWRHGPMVRDVCRRVLGNDIDADDAFQATFLVLVRRAREVRSRESLAGWLYRVAHRTSTRLGRETARRVARERRAARPEAVTTTNPDTCDWRAALDRDVERLPVVYRDAFVLCHLEGRTQPDAARELGCPVGTLQSRLARAKERLRAGLTARGVTLPAVSLGTVPAALVAATASAAAKLAEGAPTTAVAAAVALSQEVGNTMGLFKAKLVLLALVTTAALGTAIGQVGPPAAPATTEVPMPVGATLEDLKKENERLRREVEALKKKLAVAEARVLGDEPTDQEVIRALPKPAAGVVRDDIVIVKDKILDRLDTVAPARLDSAIGPAQLRVQHWECRTYCTESVELPWPLPPKLTKSRVYVAYVDRNVLVPVKGEQRPVQK, from the coding sequence GTGGTTCGCCAGCTTTCCAGCCTCGTTCACCACCTCAACTGGATAGTCGCGAGTGACCGCTTGGCGCAACTCGCGGACGGTGAGTTGCTTGAGCGCTTTACGGCGGAACAGGACGCCGCCGCGTTCGAGGCTCTGATCTGGCGGCACGGCCCGATGGTACGTGACGTGTGCCGGCGGGTACTCGGCAACGACATCGACGCGGACGACGCATTTCAGGCCACATTTCTCGTGCTCGTGAGGCGCGCCCGCGAGGTTCGATCCCGGGAATCACTCGCCGGGTGGCTGTACCGGGTGGCTCACCGAACCAGCACGCGTCTCGGTCGCGAAACCGCCCGGCGCGTCGCCCGAGAGCGGCGGGCGGCCCGGCCGGAAGCCGTTACCACCACGAACCCAGACACCTGCGACTGGCGGGCGGCACTCGATCGCGATGTGGAACGGCTGCCGGTGGTGTACCGCGACGCGTTCGTTCTGTGCCACCTTGAAGGCCGAACACAACCCGATGCCGCACGAGAACTAGGCTGCCCGGTCGGCACGCTCCAGTCCCGACTTGCGCGGGCCAAGGAACGGCTCCGCGCGGGACTCACCGCTCGCGGGGTGACGCTCCCGGCCGTGTCTCTGGGAACGGTCCCCGCAGCTCTCGTAGCCGCAACCGCGTCTGCGGCCGCCAAACTCGCAGAGGGCGCTCCGACCACGGCGGTCGCAGCGGCCGTCGCCCTTTCACAGGAAGTGGGGAACACAATGGGATTGTTCAAGGCAAAGCTGGTGCTGTTGGCCCTGGTGACGACTGCCGCCCTGGGGACAGCGATCGGACAGGTCGGACCGCCGGCGGCACCGGCGACGACGGAAGTGCCTATGCCAGTGGGAGCGACTCTCGAAGATCTCAAGAAGGAGAACGAGCGGTTGCGGCGCGAGGTGGAAGCGCTCAAGAAGAAGCTGGCTGTCGCCGAGGCACGGGTCCTAGGCGACGAGCCGACGGACCAAGAGGTGATCCGCGCGCTCCCGAAGCCTGCGGCCGGGGTCGTCCGGGACGACATTGTGATCGTAAAAGACAAGATCTTGGATCGCCTGGACACGGTAGCCCCGGCACGTCTCGACTCGGCCATCGGTCCGGCGCAGCTCCGGGTCCAGCATTGGGAGTGCCGCACCTACTGCACCGAAAGCGTGGAACTGCCGTGGCCCCTGCCGCCGAAGCTCACCAAGTCGCGCGTCTACGTGGCGTACGTTGACAGAAACGTACTCGTACCTGTGAAGGGCGAACAACGGCCGGTTCAAAAATAG
- a CDS encoding formylmethanofuran dehydrogenase subunit A has protein sequence MALTKLAGGTVYDPANGVHGEVRDLWIDGGKVVAPPTDPTVHPARTIDLSGLVVMPGGVDMHAHIAGPKVNVARKLRPEDRRDNTPFLRTDLLRSGTLGSTPTTFTTGYLYAGLGYTTVFDAAIPPLGARHTHEEFHDTPVIDKGFFVLVGNNHYLMDQLGRGEPERARAFCGWLLNATRGYALKVVNPGGVEIWKQGGSGLAHFDDEVPGFGVSPRVIVNAVARTADELKLPHAAHIHCNQLGMPGNWSTTLDTMRAVEGHRGHFTHIQFHSYGGGPDDQGTFCSKVPQLAEYVNAHPNVTVDVGQVMFGETTSMTGDGPLGHFLHKVTGRKWFNGDTECEGGCGIVPIEYKEKSFVHALQWAIGLEWYLLVEDPWRVAMSTDHPNGGSFLAYPEICALLMSRDYRREVLKRLPEKLRAVCTLPDLEREYTLSEIAIVTRAGPARMLGLTHKGHLGAGADADITVYTPGADLKAMFELPRFVFKAGDLVVEHGEIRVVPYGPSLAVRPAFDEGAVPHIREWFEGAYSLRFANYAVGPEYASHGETLVPTRK, from the coding sequence ATGGCGCTCACGAAGTTGGCCGGCGGAACGGTGTACGATCCCGCGAACGGTGTTCACGGCGAGGTCCGCGATTTGTGGATCGACGGCGGGAAGGTCGTCGCACCGCCGACCGATCCGACCGTCCACCCGGCGCGCACCATCGACCTTTCGGGCCTCGTGGTCATGCCCGGCGGCGTGGATATGCACGCTCACATCGCCGGCCCAAAGGTGAATGTCGCTCGGAAGCTGCGCCCGGAAGACCGCCGCGACAACACGCCGTTCCTCCGCACCGACCTGTTGCGGTCGGGCACGCTGGGGAGCACACCCACCACGTTCACCACCGGCTACCTGTACGCCGGGCTGGGGTACACCACGGTGTTCGACGCGGCGATCCCGCCGCTCGGCGCGCGCCACACGCACGAAGAGTTCCACGACACGCCGGTGATCGACAAGGGCTTCTTCGTCCTGGTCGGCAACAACCACTACCTGATGGACCAACTCGGGCGCGGGGAGCCGGAGCGGGCGCGCGCCTTCTGCGGGTGGCTGCTCAACGCCACCCGCGGTTACGCGCTCAAGGTGGTGAACCCCGGCGGCGTCGAGATCTGGAAGCAGGGCGGTTCCGGACTCGCACACTTTGACGACGAGGTTCCCGGTTTCGGCGTGTCCCCGCGCGTCATCGTGAACGCGGTCGCGCGCACGGCGGACGAGCTGAAGCTCCCGCACGCCGCGCACATCCACTGCAACCAGCTCGGAATGCCGGGCAACTGGTCCACCACCCTCGACACCATGCGCGCGGTCGAGGGGCACCGCGGGCACTTCACGCACATCCAGTTCCACAGCTACGGCGGCGGGCCGGACGACCAGGGGACGTTCTGCTCGAAGGTGCCGCAGCTCGCCGAATACGTTAACGCGCACCCGAACGTCACCGTGGACGTGGGCCAGGTGATGTTCGGCGAAACCACGTCGATGACCGGCGACGGTCCGCTCGGCCACTTCCTTCACAAGGTGACCGGTCGGAAGTGGTTCAACGGCGACACCGAGTGCGAGGGCGGGTGCGGGATCGTACCCATCGAGTACAAGGAGAAGAGTTTCGTTCACGCGCTCCAGTGGGCGATCGGGCTGGAGTGGTATCTTCTGGTGGAAGACCCGTGGCGGGTGGCGATGAGCACTGACCACCCCAACGGCGGCTCGTTCCTGGCGTACCCTGAGATCTGCGCTCTCCTGATGAGCCGCGACTACCGCCGCGAGGTGCTGAAACGTCTACCCGAGAAGTTGCGCGCCGTGTGTACCCTTCCCGACCTGGAGCGCGAGTACACGCTCTCCGAGATCGCCATCGTCACGCGCGCCGGCCCGGCACGGATGCTCGGGCTCACGCACAAGGGCCACCTTGGAGCCGGTGCGGACGCGGACATCACCGTGTACACGCCGGGGGCCGACCTCAAGGCGATGTTCGAGCTGCCCCGGTTCGTGTTCAAGGCTGGTGACTTGGTGGTCGAACACGGGGAAATTCGCGTGGTGCCTTACGGGCCATCGTTGGCAGTACGGCCGGCGTTCGATGAGGGCGCGGTGCCGCACATCCGCGAATGGTTCGAGGGGGCGTACTCGCTCAGGTTTGCCAACTACGCCGTCGGGCCGGAATACGCCAGTCACGGCGAAACCCTGGTGCCGACGCGCAAGTAG